Within Bacteroidota bacterium, the genomic segment CTTCTCTCACTTTTCATATATATAATCTAGTATTATTATACTCTTACGCTTTGGAAAATTCCAAACTTTGCAAAGGGTTTTCGGCGAAACTATTCCCCAAAAACCTCTTTCAACTTATCATGCAATGCTTGTCCCCGCATATTTTTGGCAATGATTCTACCATCTTTATCAAGTAATACATTAAAAGGTATCATCGATATCTCGAACTTGGTAGCAAGCGATGCCTGCTCTACTAATTCGCACACTTGAGGCCATTTCAAATCATCAGACAATACGGCTGTTTTCCAAGGGTTTTTTTTAGCATCGAGAGAAACACCTAATATTTCAAATTCCTTTTTCTGATATTTACTATATGCTGCCACCAAATTGGTATTCTCTTGGCGACAAGGTGCACACCATGATGCCCAAAAATCGACCAATATATATTTGCCTTTAAAGTCGCTCAATGATATAGGTTTGCCTTTGAGATTATTGAGCGTAAAATTTTCCAAATACCTGCCTACCGCAGTAGGACTTTGACTTCTCTCATTCAAAAATCCATGAATGGCGTTTATCAAAGGCATTGTATTGTATTGATCAAAATATTTCTTGTCAAAATCATAATAAAACAATTCATACTTATCAATGAGTAAAGGCAATTGTTCTATATTGTCATCATACACTGTCCCATTTCCCATTAAGT encodes:
- a CDS encoding TlpA disulfide reductase family protein, with product MIKKQYILILLGIIILTSNVVAHSTYEIKGKFTSYDNIGKLELIEITFEGNNKIDTTSINAQGEFTFNGQTKTAQAHFYFIKFNNANDPIPVFVGSAIATNIILIIDLNNTEIPYTVSGDKNNEDIQYFVVKNIESYKTLNGSFNNRAIALQKIIMQREVSAGSVFSALYLMGNGTVYDDNIEQLPLLIDKYELFYYDFDKKYFDQYNTMPLINAIHGFLNERSQSPTAVGRYLENFTLNNLKGKPISLSDFKGKYILVDFWASWCAPCRQENTNLVAAYSKYQKKEFEILGVSLDAKKNPWKTAVLSDDLKWPQVCELVEQASLATKFEISMIPFNVLLDKDGRIIAKNMRGQALHDKLKEVFGE